One Trachemys scripta elegans isolate TJP31775 unplaced genomic scaffold, CAS_Tse_1.0 scaffold_28, whole genome shotgun sequence genomic window carries:
- the LOC117870494 gene encoding lymphocyte antigen 6 complex locus protein G5b-like gives MPLLCHVSGQQPTRSLLGHGDVWGNPVKLTEPRMGKSGVTSQCIMLGVWGAGSQDSWVLSMAWGGEWGLVVRVGCLRGWWLGGVFVPISHCISPCSPPAGSNLRCRQCSLNEPYIGCLPGVSECTPKAGHPCMTVNISYRGEVQFLLQGCIMNPSRCGMVKELMVPEYHINITCCSHTSFCNEWVPLPPGKGGH, from the exons ATGCCACTTCTCTGCCACGTCTCGGGTCAGCAACCCACCAGATCTCTGCTCGGCCATGGAGACGTCTGGGGTAACCCAGTCAAACTGACAGAACCTCGGATGGGGAAAAGTGGTGTCACTTCGCAGTGTATAATGCTTGgagtgtggggggctgggagtcaggactcctgggttctatccatggcttggggaggggaatggggtctagtggttagggtgggCTGTCTGCGGggatggtggttggggggggtGTTTGTGCCCATCTCTCATTGCATCTCCCCTTGCTCGCCCCCTGCAGGCAGCAATCTGCGTTGCAGACAATGCTCCCTGAACGAGCCCTACATCGGTTGCCTCCCCGGagtctctgagtgcacccctaAGGCCGGGCATCCATGCATGACTGTCAACATCAGCTAta GAGGTGAGGTGCAGTTCCTCCTCCAGGGCTGCATCATGAATCCCAGCCGCTGCGGGATGGTGAAGGAGTTGATGGTCCCCGAGTACCACATCAACATCACCTGCTGCTCCCACACCTCCTTCTGCAACGAGTGGGTCCCGCTGCCCCCTGGCAAGGGAGGGCACTGA
- the LOC117870406 gene encoding E3 ubiquitin-protein ligase TRIM39-like, translating into MATTNPLENLQVEASCSVCLEYLKDPVIIDCGHNFCRVCITRWWEELNRDFPCPVCRKTFRHRTLKPNRQLGNMVEIAKQLQATKRKVRDESLCGKHNEVLNLFCKEDQEAVCLVCEISHDHRSHTVVPLDDASLEYKEKLQQCLEPLERKLQDIAHCKSQEEKKPGELKRKVESRRQLIVSEFEELHQFLEEEQQVLLRRLEEEEKEILQKLKDNVAQLSDQRLSLNQIITEIEEKCLQSGIEMLKDIKSTLERCETVQTMELASVPIELEKNFCSFPRQYFVLRKIIKRLIGDVTLDPETAHPNLVLSEDRKSVKFVDTRLRDLPDTPRRFTIYPCVLATEGFTSGRHYWEVEVGDKTHWALGVCKDSVSRKGELMALPETGYWRVRLWNGDKYAATTTPFTPLHVPIKPKRVGVFLDYEAGRVSFYNVTDRSHIYTFTDTFTEKIWPLFYPGIRAGRKNAAPLVIRTPTDWE; encoded by the exons ATGGCTACCACCAACCCCCTGGAGAACCTGCAGGTAGAGGCCAGTTGTTCCGTCTGCCTGGAGTACCTGAAGGACCCCGTCATCATTGACTGCGGCCACAACTTCTGCCGGGTCTGCATCACCCGTTGGTGGGAGGAGCTGAACCGGGACTTCCCCTGCCCCGTCTGCCGCAAGACCTTCCGCCACCGCACCCTCAAGCCCAACCGGCAGCTGGGCAACATGGTGGAGATCGCCAAGCAGCTGCAGGCCACCAAGCGCAAGGTGCGGGACGAGAGCTTGTGCGGGAAGCACAACGAGGTACTCAACCTCTTCTGCAAGGAGGACCAGGAAGCCGTCTGCCTGGTGTGCGAGATCTCCCACGACCACCGCTCCCATACCGTGGTGCCCCTGGACGACGCCTCCCTGGAGTACAAG GAGAAGCTGCAGCAGTGTCTGGAGCCGCTGGAGCGGAAGCTGCAGGACATTGCCCACTGCAAATCCCAGGAGGAGAAGAAACCCGGAGAGCTGAAG agaAAGGTGGAGAGCCGTCGGCAGCTGATTGTGAGCGAGTTCGAGGAGCTGCACCAGTtcctggaggaggagcagcaggtgctgctccggcggctggaggaggaggagaaggagatcCTGCAGAAGCTGAAGGACAACGTGGCCCAGCTGTCAGACCAGCGCCTCTCCCTCAACCAGATCATCACAGAGATCGAGGAGAAGTGCCTGCAGTCGGGCATTGAGATGCTCAAG GACATAAAGAGCACCCTGGAAAG GTGTGAGACGGTGCAGACCATGGAACTGGCCTCGGTCCCCATTGAGCTGGAGAAGAATTTCTGCAGCTTCCCCCGGCAGTACTTTGTCTTGCGCAAGATCATCAAGAGACTGATCG gaGACGTGACCCTGGACCCTGAGACGGCCCACCCCAACCTGGTGCTGTCCGAGGACCGCAAGAGCGTGAAGTTCGTGGACACGCGGTTGCGGGACCTTCCCGACACCCCGCGCCGCTTCACCATCTACCCCTGCGTCCTGGCGACCGAGGGCTTCACCTCGGGCCGCCactactgggaggtggaggtgggcgACAAGACGCACTGGGCCCTGGGCGTCTGCAAGGACTCGGTGAGCCGCAAGGGCGAACTCATGGCCCTGCCCGAGACGGGCTACTGGCGAGTGCGGCTGTGGAACGGTGACAAGTATGCggccaccaccacccccttcaCTCCACTGCACGTCCCCATCAAGCCCAAGCGGGTGGGCGTTTTCCTGGACTACGAGGCCGGGCGGGTGTCCTTCTACAACGTGACCGACCGCTCCCACATCTACACCTTCACGGACACCTTCACCGAGAAGATCTGGCCCCTCTTCTACCCGGGCATCCGCGCCGGACGCAAGAACGCCGCCCCCCTCGTCATCCGCACCCCTACGGACTGGGAGTGA